Proteins encoded by one window of Planktothrix tepida PCC 9214:
- the glyQ gene encoding glycine--tRNA ligase subunit alpha, whose protein sequence is MNFQSIIATLNQFWSDRGCLIAQPYDTEKGAGTMNPHTFLRAIGPEPWSVAYVEPCRRPTDGRYGENPNRFQHYYQYQVLIKPSPDNIQEMYLDSLRLLGINPEDHDIRFVEDNWESPTLGAWGVGWEVWLDGMEITQFTYFQQCGSLDCRPVSIEITYGLERLAMYLQNVDAMTKISWTDTINYGDVHLQGEIEQCTYNFEASNPEFLFTLFGLYEQEAEQLIEKGLVLPSLDYVLKCSHSFNLLDARGVIAVTERTRYIGRIRNLARRVAQRYLEQRELLNYPLKK, encoded by the coding sequence GTGAATTTTCAATCAATTATTGCCACCCTGAATCAATTTTGGAGCGATCGCGGCTGTTTGATTGCTCAACCCTATGATACCGAAAAAGGGGCGGGAACAATGAATCCCCATACCTTTTTACGCGCTATTGGCCCCGAACCTTGGTCTGTCGCCTATGTCGAACCTTGTCGCCGCCCCACCGATGGCCGTTATGGAGAAAACCCCAACCGTTTTCAACATTATTATCAATATCAAGTCTTAATTAAACCGTCTCCTGATAATATTCAAGAGATGTATTTAGACTCCTTGAGACTATTAGGAATTAACCCCGAAGATCATGATATTCGTTTTGTAGAAGATAACTGGGAATCTCCCACATTAGGTGCTTGGGGTGTGGGCTGGGAAGTGTGGTTAGATGGGATGGAAATTACTCAATTTACCTATTTTCAACAATGTGGTAGTCTTGATTGTCGTCCCGTTTCCATTGAGATTACTTATGGCTTAGAACGTTTGGCAATGTATCTGCAAAATGTCGATGCCATGACTAAAATTTCTTGGACAGATACCATTAATTATGGGGACGTTCACTTACAAGGCGAAATTGAACAATGTACCTATAATTTTGAAGCCTCTAACCCAGAATTCTTGTTTACCTTATTTGGATTATATGAACAGGAAGCCGAACAATTAATCGAAAAAGGGTTAGTTTTACCGAGTTTAGATTATGTTCTCAAATGTTCCCATAGCTTTAATTTATTGGATGCTAGGGGGGTAATTGCGGTTACAGAACGGACTCGTTATATTGGTAGAATTCGTAATTTAGCCAGACGAGTCGCCCAACGTTATTTAGAACAGCGAGAACTCTTAAATTACCCCTTAAAAAAATAG
- a CDS encoding DUF29 domain-containing protein, with product MQSLYEQDFYGWTQKQAQLLREQQWHHLDLNNLIEEIESLGRQERQQLRNRLSILIAHLLKWEYQPTKRSRSWLATIRVQRIDLEQLLEDSPSLKPYLTEAIQKAYIKAVELAASETNLPLKTFPSECLYPLEQVLDNRFYPGEPSIELEEN from the coding sequence ATGCAAAGTTTATATGAACAGGATTTCTATGGCTGGACACAAAAACAAGCTCAGTTACTCCGTGAACAACAATGGCATCACTTGGATCTGAACAATTTAATTGAGGAAATAGAATCTTTGGGAAGACAAGAACGCCAACAATTAAGAAATAGACTCAGTATTTTAATTGCCCATTTATTAAAATGGGAATATCAACCCACAAAACGTAGTCGTAGTTGGTTAGCAACCATTCGGGTACAACGGATTGATTTAGAGCAATTACTAGAAGATAGTCCGAGTTTAAAACCCTATCTAACAGAAGCGATTCAAAAAGCTTATATTAAAGCTGTAGAATTAGCAGCAAGTGAAACGAATTTACCCTTAAAAACATTTCCGTCTGAATGCCTTTATCCTCTTGAACAAGTATTAGATAATCGCTTTTACCCAGGAGAACCAAGTATTGAATTAGAGGAAAACTAA
- the smc gene encoding chromosome segregation protein SMC, giving the protein MVHIKRVELTNFKSFGGTTAVPLLPGFTVISGPNGSGKSNILDALLFALGLSSSKGMRAERLPDLVNNAQSRKTTVETLVTVTFDLSDYDGEPLGRNSDETDNGLSSEMEELGEETGLEIETETGKMPVPLGEPVDLEWTVARKLRVTKQGTYTSTYYINGEACTQTELHEQLNKLRIYPEGYNVVLQGDVTGIITMKPRERREIIDELAGVASFDRKITLAKEKLDAVKDREERSRIVEQELIAQRDRLDKDRSKAEKYQQLREEFQQKSQWETVLNYQTLQQQQGRLREQIEADDRTLTELNEQRQQKDQQIHTTSVQLEALNAHVKAMGEEELIALQSSLATEEAQQRQLQTRSAELETALQQTVTQIHQTEQELRQQYQTLDTLAIEKDQETLNLGQRQRERDTLQATVERSREATSQVAQQAESWMVQQTELHRQIETLQKTLDPHRTEQARLRERVEQLQRQLSEQQQSLATLGEELSQKTIALEGATTQRDATSQQVATLTQQVTEAETNLQVQQETQTRLLQEQRERQRKLDKLEAQHQAQQEATGSYATKIIAQSGISGLCGLVCQLGQVEPQYQLALETAAGARLGHIVVEDDSVAAAAIEFLKRQQAGRATFLPLNKIQGNRSNLPNLATMRNLQGLIDLAVNLIEYEPRYQDIFAYVFGNTLVFNNLSNARKVLGQYRIVTLEGELLETTGAMTGGSVSSRSTLHFGTDQGSAEARNIAALKERLEEIERILERCNRSIEEASQTVKLRSQQLNEVRQTLRDHQQQVSLLESEIKTLRNQQEQLRSQLEKNTQEFNTAQIRLKNLEAEIPTLETKLQQDREVLAQLEATHSHSEWQQLQGVLRSQETELQQKENALRTVQQRLIEIENQQTRLQEKIQEGNQKLETIRQEQKSLTQKLETVKTQSAEIHQKIQQTRVKVSQVEAKLGEEKKQRDQVENQLGELRLAKQQLDWQIEKLQETQQGRREQLTIKLEQIAAIRTELPEPLPNIPQNLDLASLQRELRSLQKRMEALEPVNMLALEEFERTQARLEELTQKLTTLEGERTELLLRIENFTTLRRRAFQEAFDAVNENFQTIFAQLSEGDGYLEIDNPEDPFSSGLNLIAHPKGKPVQRLTSMSGGEKSLTALSFIFALQRYRPSPFYAFDEVDMFLDGANVERLARMIKSQTEQAQFIVVSLRRPMMEASQRTIGVTQARGAYTQVLGIKL; this is encoded by the coding sequence ATGGTTCATATCAAGCGCGTCGAACTGACTAACTTTAAATCCTTTGGTGGGACAACAGCAGTCCCATTACTACCGGGTTTTACGGTCATTTCTGGGCCGAATGGTTCGGGTAAATCGAATATTCTGGATGCGTTATTATTTGCTTTGGGGTTATCCTCTTCTAAGGGAATGCGGGCGGAACGTTTACCCGATCTCGTGAATAACGCCCAAAGTCGTAAAACTACCGTTGAAACCCTTGTAACGGTGACGTTTGACTTGTCGGACTATGACGGCGAACCTTTGGGAAGAAATAGTGATGAGACGGATAATGGTTTATCCTCGGAAATGGAAGAGTTAGGGGAAGAAACGGGATTAGAAATTGAGACAGAGACAGGCAAGATGCCTGTTCCACTGGGAGAGCCTGTTGATTTAGAATGGACGGTTGCGCGGAAATTAAGGGTTACAAAACAGGGAACTTATACCTCGACTTATTATATTAATGGGGAAGCTTGTACTCAAACAGAACTGCATGAACAGTTGAATAAATTGCGAATATATCCTGAAGGATATAACGTCGTTTTACAAGGAGATGTGACGGGTATTATTACGATGAAACCCCGTGAACGTCGAGAAATTATTGATGAGTTGGCGGGGGTGGCTTCCTTTGATCGAAAAATTACCTTAGCTAAGGAAAAATTAGATGCGGTTAAGGATCGAGAAGAACGCAGTCGTATTGTAGAACAAGAATTAATTGCTCAACGCGATCGCTTAGATAAGGATCGTTCAAAAGCTGAAAAATATCAACAACTTCGAGAAGAATTTCAACAAAAAAGTCAATGGGAAACGGTTCTTAATTATCAAACCTTACAACAACAACAAGGACGACTGCGAGAACAAATAGAAGCAGATGATCGCACGTTAACGGAACTCAACGAACAACGTCAACAAAAAGATCAACAAATTCACACCACCTCGGTACAACTCGAAGCCCTCAACGCTCATGTTAAGGCGATGGGAGAGGAAGAACTCATCGCCCTTCAGTCGAGTTTGGCCACCGAAGAAGCCCAACAGCGTCAACTCCAAACTCGGTCTGCGGAACTGGAAACCGCCCTGCAACAAACCGTTACCCAAATTCACCAAACCGAACAAGAACTCCGTCAACAATATCAAACCCTGGATACTCTAGCTATTGAAAAAGACCAGGAAACCTTAAATTTGGGTCAACGACAACGGGAACGGGATACTCTGCAAGCCACGGTAGAACGGAGTCGGGAGGCGACCTCTCAGGTGGCACAACAAGCCGAAAGCTGGATGGTGCAACAAACGGAACTGCACCGACAAATTGAAACCTTACAAAAAACCCTTGACCCCCATCGCACGGAACAAGCGCGGCTGCGGGAACGAGTTGAACAGTTGCAACGACAACTTTCTGAGCAGCAACAGTCTTTGGCGACCTTGGGCGAGGAGTTATCGCAAAAAACAATAGCACTGGAAGGTGCTACCACTCAACGGGATGCAACGTCTCAACAGGTGGCGACTCTAACCCAACAGGTGACGGAGGCGGAAACCAACTTACAGGTACAACAGGAAACCCAAACCCGTCTGTTACAGGAACAACGGGAACGTCAGCGCAAATTGGATAAATTAGAAGCGCAACACCAAGCCCAACAGGAGGCGACGGGAAGTTATGCGACTAAAATTATTGCTCAGTCGGGTATTTCCGGGCTTTGTGGGTTGGTGTGTCAGTTGGGACAAGTTGAACCCCAATATCAGTTAGCCTTGGAAACGGCGGCGGGTGCGAGGTTGGGTCATATTGTGGTAGAAGATGATAGTGTGGCGGCGGCGGCGATTGAATTTTTGAAGCGTCAACAAGCGGGACGAGCAACGTTTTTACCGTTAAATAAAATTCAGGGAAATCGTTCAAATCTTCCTAATTTAGCCACGATGAGAAATTTACAAGGGTTAATTGATTTAGCGGTGAATTTAATCGAATATGAACCGCGATATCAAGATATTTTTGCTTATGTTTTTGGCAATACTTTAGTTTTTAATAATTTAAGTAATGCTCGAAAAGTTTTAGGACAATATCGAATTGTGACTTTAGAAGGGGAATTATTAGAAACAACCGGAGCCATGACGGGGGGAAGTGTTTCGTCTCGGTCTACCTTACATTTTGGCACAGATCAAGGGTCAGCCGAAGCGAGAAATATTGCAGCTTTGAAAGAACGGTTAGAGGAAATTGAACGAATTTTAGAACGGTGTAACCGCAGTATTGAAGAAGCGAGTCAAACGGTGAAATTGCGATCGCAACAACTCAACGAAGTTAGACAAACCTTGCGAGATCATCAACAGCAAGTTTCCTTATTAGAGTCGGAAATTAAAACGTTAAGAAATCAACAAGAACAATTGCGATCGCAATTAGAAAAAAATACCCAAGAATTTAATACCGCCCAAATTCGCTTAAAGAATTTAGAGGCAGAAATTCCCACTTTAGAAACGAAATTACAACAAGATCGGGAAGTATTAGCGCAATTAGAAGCCACCCATAGTCATAGTGAATGGCAACAACTTCAAGGGGTATTAAGAAGTCAGGAAACTGAGTTACAACAAAAAGAAAATGCCCTCAGAACCGTGCAACAACGGTTAATTGAAATTGAGAATCAACAAACCCGTTTACAGGAGAAAATTCAAGAGGGAAATCAGAAATTAGAAACGATTCGTCAAGAACAGAAATCTTTAACACAAAAATTAGAAACTGTCAAGACTCAATCGGCAGAAATTCATCAAAAAATTCAACAAACCCGTGTAAAAGTTTCCCAAGTGGAAGCGAAATTAGGAGAGGAGAAAAAACAACGGGATCAGGTAGAAAATCAGTTAGGAGAATTGCGGTTAGCCAAACAACAATTAGATTGGCAAATTGAGAAATTACAGGAAACCCAACAGGGAAGACGGGAACAATTAACAATTAAATTAGAACAAATTGCCGCTATTCGGACTGAACTTCCTGAACCGTTACCGAATATTCCTCAAAATTTAGATTTAGCCAGTTTACAGCGAGAATTGCGATCGCTGCAAAAACGTATGGAAGCCTTAGAACCTGTAAATATGTTAGCGTTAGAAGAATTTGAACGCACTCAAGCTCGGTTAGAAGAATTAACCCAAAAATTAACCACCTTAGAAGGGGAAAGAACCGAATTATTATTAAGAATTGAGAATTTTACCACCTTACGCCGTCGCGCTTTTCAAGAAGCCTTTGATGCGGTTAATGAGAACTTTCAAACCATTTTTGCTCAACTGTCTGAAGGGGATGGTTATTTAGAAATAGATAACCCAGAAGACCCCTTTAGTAGTGGGTTAAATTTAATTGCTCACCCCAAAGGAAAACCCGTTCAACGGTTAACTTCAATGTCAGGAGGTGAAAAATCCTTAACGGCTTTAAGCTTTATTTTTGCTCTACAAAGATATCGTCCTTCCCCGTTTTATGCCTTTGATGAAGTTGATATGTTTTTAGATGGGGCAAACGTGGAAAGATTGGCTAGAATGATTAAAAGTCAAACCGAACAAGCTCAATTTATTGTTGTTAGTTTACGCCGTCCGATGATGGAAGCTTCTCAACGAACTATTGGTGTTACCCAAGCCAGAGGTGCCTACACCCAAGTCCTCGGAATTAAACTTTAA